In the genome of Gemmatimonadota bacterium, one region contains:
- a CDS encoding TonB-dependent receptor, with protein MRALCVICLIMWSTCPVVAQDMGNLTGKVEDETGEALFAANVVVKGPAIEGIRGVITDEQGNYRIDRLPPGMYEITISYIGYETTVVSGVEIRAGESTTRNFELTAVALIGQQVVVSASRKQEKALDAPASIATIEASEIRDRGVLSPTEHIKALPGVDFSKTGISQSNVVVRGFNNVFSGALLTLVDNRIARVPSLRFNAFDMIPVTGEDIERIEVVLGPGSALYGPNTSSGVMHIITRSPFGSEGNTISISGGERSVRKISLRHASSLNDKIGIKISVGQSSAHDWEYIDPLEVESRGFNPRDYNSKKTIGELRLDFRPTDDLTIIGSTGYAKTSDIELTGLGAGQAKDWTYNFYQGRLLYREWFAQVFFNASDAGQTRMIAPNDPIVDNSHLMVLQLQHNASLGQKQHFAYGADVLRTRPKTGGTINGMHEDIDNIDEYGIYLQSETSLSDQIELVLAGRIDKHSHVEDPFFSPRAALVIKPRPLNTLRLTYNRAFSTPSTTNLFLDRIGLPDPFGFGALQSSLGFSPAIDVRAQGTAGTGFTFRRDDNGLPMYRTPFAPIAGLSKDHYFSLHSPQGTNLMWGAARSIIMSILLAELEPLATGLFVDRLGLPQDQAAAVAAQLVGDFPGIIPEQLQGLQNTAGTLNTATASFDPEPSLANAVADIKKIESTISETFEVGYKGVINNKLILAADAYLSRKRNFTSPLRIVTPSVFLAAGPLSEALTNGITENLKDPANASLAIAIGLLDQLNLPDLGLVGNGNGTGIDELTQLFVSNAAGIPFGTMSAEQASDPTAVMVAYRNFGRITLYGADLSFAYYPNEIWTFTGNYSYVSDDWFPNLDNIGDIALNAPKHKFNIGIDCQLPNMPLTIRGKLSYRGGFPMQSGVYVGDVAAYTVLDLNAAYQLPLSNDQFKITWNVEASNVLNREYRSFIGAPFIGRLILTGLNIRF; from the coding sequence ATGCGTGCATTGTGTGTCATCTGTCTCATAATGTGGAGTACATGCCCCGTCGTAGCTCAGGATATGGGCAACTTGACGGGCAAAGTGGAAGATGAGACGGGAGAAGCATTATTCGCGGCCAATGTCGTAGTCAAAGGACCGGCCATTGAGGGCATACGGGGCGTAATCACCGATGAACAGGGAAACTATCGCATCGACCGCTTGCCGCCGGGCATGTACGAAATCACCATCAGTTATATCGGCTATGAAACCACAGTTGTATCCGGCGTAGAAATTCGCGCTGGCGAAAGTACAACGCGAAATTTCGAGTTGACCGCCGTAGCCCTCATCGGTCAACAAGTCGTCGTGTCAGCATCGCGCAAACAGGAAAAAGCTCTGGACGCGCCCGCTTCAATAGCAACGATCGAAGCATCCGAAATCAGAGATCGGGGCGTCTTGTCGCCGACTGAGCATATCAAAGCCCTTCCCGGCGTTGACTTTTCCAAAACGGGCATCTCACAAAGCAACGTGGTCGTTCGCGGATTCAACAATGTATTTTCTGGCGCATTGCTCACACTCGTTGACAACCGCATTGCCCGCGTCCCTTCCCTGCGTTTCAATGCCTTTGATATGATCCCCGTTACCGGTGAAGACATTGAGCGTATTGAAGTGGTATTAGGTCCTGGATCGGCACTTTACGGGCCCAACACCTCCAGTGGCGTCATGCACATTATCACCCGCTCGCCATTTGGATCGGAAGGCAATACAATTTCCATATCTGGCGGAGAGCGCAGCGTGCGAAAAATATCACTGCGGCACGCCAGCAGCCTCAACGACAAAATCGGGATCAAAATTTCGGTTGGGCAAAGTTCAGCCCATGACTGGGAGTACATTGATCCCCTGGAAGTGGAATCGCGCGGTTTTAATCCACGCGATTACAACTCAAAAAAGACAATAGGAGAACTCAGGCTCGATTTTCGACCAACAGATGACCTGACAATCATAGGATCAACGGGTTATGCAAAAACAAGCGATATTGAACTAACTGGTTTGGGCGCGGGCCAGGCAAAAGACTGGACCTATAATTTTTATCAAGGACGCCTGCTCTATCGCGAGTGGTTTGCACAGGTCTTCTTCAACGCCAGTGATGCAGGTCAGACGAGAATGATCGCACCTAACGATCCAATTGTAGATAATTCACATCTGATGGTCTTGCAACTGCAACACAATGCTAGCCTGGGACAAAAACAACACTTTGCTTATGGCGCTGATGTACTGCGAACCCGACCCAAGACAGGGGGCACAATAAATGGCATGCATGAAGACATTGATAACATCGATGAATACGGGATCTATTTGCAAAGTGAAACCAGCCTGAGCGATCAAATCGAGTTGGTATTGGCCGGACGCATAGACAAGCACAGCCATGTTGAAGATCCATTTTTCTCACCCCGCGCAGCGCTGGTCATTAAACCCAGGCCACTCAACACCCTGCGATTGACGTATAACCGCGCATTTAGCACGCCTTCGACCACCAACTTATTTTTGGACCGGATCGGCCTCCCCGATCCCTTTGGGTTCGGGGCATTGCAATCGTCATTGGGATTTAGTCCAGCAATTGACGTTCGCGCACAGGGCACTGCCGGTACCGGATTCACATTTCGCAGAGACGACAATGGCCTACCCATGTATCGAACGCCCTTTGCGCCCATAGCGGGCTTGTCAAAAGATCACTACTTCTCTCTGCACAGTCCCCAGGGGACCAATTTGATGTGGGGCGCTGCCAGATCAATAATAATGAGTATCCTTTTGGCGGAACTGGAACCTCTCGCAACAGGACTTTTCGTAGATCGGCTTGGACTACCACAAGATCAAGCGGCTGCGGTAGCCGCACAACTGGTCGGAGACTTTCCCGGGATTATTCCAGAACAACTGCAGGGCTTGCAAAATACAGCCGGCACACTGAATACAGCAACGGCGAGTTTTGATCCCGAGCCCAGCCTCGCCAATGCAGTGGCAGACATAAAAAAAATCGAATCGACCATCTCAGAAACCTTTGAAGTGGGATACAAAGGCGTCATCAATAACAAACTCATTCTCGCAGCCGATGCCTACCTGAGCAGAAAAAGAAATTTCACCAGCCCGTTGCGGATTGTAACACCCAGTGTATTTCTCGCAGCCGGTCCCTTGAGCGAAGCTCTCACAAACGGCATCACCGAGAACTTAAAAGACCCTGCCAATGCAAGCCTCGCAATTGCCATCGGACTCTTGGATCAGCTCAACCTGCCGGATCTGGGCCTGGTTGGCAATGGCAATGGCACAGGCATAGATGAATTGACGCAATTATTCGTATCCAACGCCGCGGGGATTCCCTTTGGCACCATGTCTGCCGAACAGGCATCAGACCCCACTGCGGTAATGGTCGCATATCGCAATTTTGGTCGCATAACACTCTACGGTGCCGACCTATCGTTTGCGTATTATCCAAACGAAATATGGACTTTTACCGGCAATTACTCCTATGTCAGCGACGATTGGTTCCCCAATTTAGACAACATCGGCGACATTGCTCTCAATGCCCCCAAACACAAATTTAACATCGGAATTGATTGTCAACTGCCCAATATGCCACTCACCATCCGCGGGAAATTGAGCTATCGCGGTGGTTTCCCCATGCAATCCGGTGTATATGTCGGCGATGTAGCTGCCTATACTGTTTTGGACCTGAATGCCGCATATCAGTTGCCACTCTCAAATGATCAATTCAAGATCACATGGAATGTGGAAGCCAGCAACGTGTTAAACCGGGAATATCGATCATTTATCGGTGCGCCATTTATTGGACGCCTAATCTTAACCGGCCTGAATATTCGGTTCTAA